Genomic window (Pristis pectinata isolate sPriPec2 chromosome 28, sPriPec2.1.pri, whole genome shotgun sequence):
TATTCTTCGATCGCCTTAAATGAACTTCCTTTGCGGATACTGGAAAGGGAACACAAAACAAACATTCCGTCTTCATCAAGAAAAtattacagattttaaaaaacttGTTCCGAGGACTTTCTCTAttttaattttctccctttctctcaggCATGTAGAtttgatgaagacacaagagactacagatgctggaatctggagcaatacacaagatgctggaggagctcaaaagggccaggcagcatctgtgaagcagatggacagttggtgtttcaggtcgatacccttcatctggacataaTCCGAACCCTAAcgcagtcctgacgaagggtctcaacccgaaacgttgactgtccatttccctccacagatgctgccagacctgttgagttcctgcagcatcttgtttattgatGTAGATTTAATGAGTATGGTAACTGTCCGTGAAGTAAACACTCCTCATTTGTGAGCTGAGACAATGAATATTGATGAGTCACTTGACCTTCTAAAATTAAGTTCAATCCTGTtctcactcaacatccacaaataATGTTTCCCACTCGATTAACGAAATATCAAATAGTTTGATTTTCCCTTTCTCACTCCAGAAACATAGGTCAATTATACTCACCCCAGCCCCTGAAATGGCAGTATCCAGTGACTGAAACCAAAACCTTCTCGCTCATTAATGCTGAACACAACAACACACCACTCCTCAAAAAGTACTTGAAACTTCAATGTATAAGGAAGTTCATTACTGTAGAACACCATCAAGGTTCAAAAATATATCAGAGTGGgttaattaagctggaaagttaAGGGTAAAATTGAAAGGTCAGGAAGGGAAAACAGAGGAAGTTATGCAATTCCACAGACTGGATGTTCTGAGAATCTGTGAGACCAATCTTCATTTACATTCAGTGGCAATGCAGGAAAGATGAAGAAAGTGGTGATAATGAGAGTTGAACTTACAGTTTCCCTTGGCCATCCTCTTTGATATCTCCATCAGGATTCGGGTGTAGCAGAATATCATGATCATCAAAGGCATGAGAAACaggaaaacaaaagtaaacatgTTGTAGGAGGTCTCTTGCCAGTGTTGTTTGAAACTCCCAATAGTGGAACATTGAGTGAAGTTCTGGGGCTCGTTAATGCTTACAGTATGAAACAGGACAATCTGCAACAGAAATTGCACATACAGTATTCCGTAACATGTTCATGTTCCTTTATCTTGTCTGATACATTAGAGTGTTTCTATATATTGCTTTCTGCAGCAGCCTGCATATTGCTACGAACAGCTTCATCAAATTATTGCTGATAGACCACTGAAAATGTCACCAGAGCAAATTTCTGGTGCATAGGACTAACTAACCACAACTGACAACTGATGAAATGTATTTCACTGCATTAACTGCAACAGTATTACTTATTATGATACACACTAGAAATGCTGCAATATTTTAAGGTAATATTGTTCATTACAACATAGTAAGAGCAAAATACATGTACAAGCATCTTAAAATTCAGCTCACTGCTGCTTATGGGATTTcttttgtgcacaaattggttgctgtgtttctcCACTTTATAATAGAGTCTGTACTTATTTAGCAGGAAGGTACTTTGGGATGTTTTAAAGTGGGCTTTATAATGGTAAGTTTGTTTTCACCAAATAATAAGTAAAGCATTACGTATAAGTAATTAGGGCTTCTTTCAGTTCCACTCACTGTTGGAAATGAGTAAATTATTGGTAACTTCTGTGGAATTAAAGTGCAGTACAGTAGACTGAAGTAAAAGAAATGTGACAAGTGCAGATGGCAAGCTGCAAGTCTCACTGTAGTACCTGTGGTTGTGAAATATTACATACCAACAAAAATATCCCCTATTAAATGCACACACTGTAATTACTAGCAAATAAGGTTTTACTTCCCAGTGCTGAAAAATAGTGTCCAATTGCTTTGTCACTCTGAACTATAGATGCATTGAGCATGGAACAATTTTGATGAGCCTACATAGCTTTAAAAGCAAAATCTGATGCCAGttgtcaatgaaaataaatctttcaTTGATTTAATTAACCTCTTTCACTGCTTAAATAGGGTTTCCAGGATCATGACCACTTACAATAATATTTCAGAAAGCCGAGGTTGAGGCAACATTCTGTTTCCATGTCTGGAAATAAAGAAGAGAGTTGTCATCTGTCAAGTGGTCTTTTACTTGAGTCTAACCTCCTTGTTTTGCAGTCTGATTCCCCCTCTAATTTACTGGGGTATTCAATTTAATGTTACTTTATCTTGGGGAGAAGGAAGATGCTTTAAGTAATGTGGGGAATGGAGAAATGACACATGATACTGTAGATTAGGGATTGTGTTTAAGGTACAGTTAGATACTGATGGAGCTGTTGTTTACATCCAAACTCTGTTATACTGAACCCAAGAATGCTTTATGTGATAACacagagggagctttattctgctTTAACCTACACTACACTGGAGCTTGGATTGGAGGTGGTGTGTGAAAGCAGGGTTGAGGGAGCTTTACAATGCATATAACTCATGTTCTTACTCAATCAGCAACTGCCTTCCATTGCCACTGTGTATCCAAGACAGCAGATATTTGACTACTTTGATTCAATGAAGTCTctaaaaatgaaaaattctgTTTAGAACGGTGACATTCTTCTTGTGGGCAGCACTTGCATTTTGGGACTCGTGTATTGGCTATCTCACTGGCTTGCTCTATTTTTAATCCTATTCACTTTTAAACCAACCTCTTCCTTTTCATGAAGACAGCACACTTTTAAAGAAAAGGATTTCTTGACCTGTTATCTCCTGACCACTTGACCATCTCTGTCAAGGTCACGTGTGGGAATCGGGGTCTGGAGCCGAAGGACTGGCGTTTTGCCGAGTGGCAGAGCACAAACATGGGTAAAAGTCACAGATTTTATCATTTGCTGTGCCAGTGTTATGGCGTTCCCTGCAGGAAGTCTCACTTCTGATGGTCTGAAGAGAATTCTGATCCTGCTGTTGACAggaagtgctgtactgtttaaCAGTGAAACAGTACTTTCGGAAACCTGTTAGTGCGGCAGTTTCGACAAATTATTTTTACTGGTACCGGATGATCTACTTGGCCATTTTCTTCTGTTAATCAATGGGAATGCATTGTATTTTCTTAGACAAAACTGAGGACTAAATTGTTAGTCTATGAGTTTAATGGCAGTCGGGCTTAAAACTACTAGCAATTGAATGTAACCACTCAGTTAGACAAAACTTGGGCCAGAATTCAGTTctccaagggaaaaaaatcaagcaCTAAGCAGTTCTCTCACCTGTGGTATGGACAAGATGGCACTCAGTAGCCAAGCCACTGTTAACATGATCTTATTCCTCTTTTTAGCCTCACTGATGCCCAGGGGGTTTAGAATAGCCGACTGGCGGTCGAGGCTAATCACCACAGTAACAAATGCACAGGAGTACATGGTCATCAGCTTCAGGAACATGAGCAGCTTGCAGGCGACATCTCCACCCTGCCACTGCACAGtgatattccaggcagcatccagcgGCATCACAATGAAGGTCACCAGGAGGTCTGCCGCTACCAGGTTGACAATCAGAATTCTGACATGGGATTTCCTCTTGCGGTTCCGGCTGGTAGTCCACAGCACGGCGAGGTTGCAGAAGGCAGAAATAGTGAAAACAAGGATGGTGATCGCTACTCTTACTTTCGCTGCGTTGGAGAAGACCGGCAGGTGAAAGCGAGGACCACTGCTTTCGTTACACCAGTGTCCCAAGGCGGTGGCCATATCGGTTCCATTATAGTCACAGAGAAGAGTCTGATGAAGGAGAGGGCTGATAAAAACATCAACGCTAGCATTCATCATAGATCCTGGATTCTGAACAGTGTAATAGGTTACCTTTTTGATGGGATTAGACTCAAAAGGAATTATGTGAGTGGCAGGATATCCTCTGGATCTTGAAGTTGGCAGGGTACATTATTTTACATAAATGTTGAACTGAGGTGGTTTTCAGCCTGCAAGTCAAACAAGATGCTTGTTACACATTGAGCAAAGTATGGGGAGACTGGAGATTATTCCCTTCTCCTTGTTCTAGCACAGTGTGTCAACATTACAGCTCCATCTTGCATCAATACTGCTGGCTGGGAAGGTGGAAGTCCATTCCCTCTTGGGGACAGTGTCCTTAGCTTTTGCAGACAAGGCATGTGAATGGTATTCAGATGGAAACGTTCAGTCTTGTAAATGGTTTCTTGGGATAATTCCTGAGAGTTGCCAATCCCATGGAATCGGAACCGCGGACCAACCCCTTTACCAATTGAATCAAAGTACAAGAGCAAAATAAGGACACATCCTTCAAGACCTCAGGATGTCTCAATATACTTGACAACCAGCgaaaaataaactactggaggaactcagcagggcaagaccaatgcagggtcttgacctgaaatctcaactgtccctttgcctccacagatgctgcctgacctgctgagttcttcctgcagtttattgtttgctccagattccagcatctgcagtcttttgtgtctccacatttgacaaccaattaagtacttttgaagtgtagttactgatATAGGAAACAAGGCAGCTAAACGACATGTAACAATATGCCACAAACTCAATGTGATAATCAATAGATAACCTGTCAAAATATTGGTAAATTTAACAGCATAAAATGAATGGTGGTATTTCTAACATTCTCATAATCCCTCAATAGCCCAGATGTTTTGTACTTATTCTTTGAAGTGGAGTTTGAACTGAATCTCAACTAACTCAGAGCTAGCTGTGCAACCCAGTAAGCCACAGCTAATCCAGGGTAAGGGTCATATTGCAACATGGGTCATCTCTTcagcaaaggagaaaaaaaagtacaggatagcttctatcccgctgttttaagactgttgaatggacctcttgtacattaaagatgaactttcgacctcacaatctacctcatcgtggcccttgcaccttgttgtctgcctgcactgcactttctctgcaactgtaacactatattctgcattctgttattgcttttcccttgtactacctcagtgtacttatgttttgaaataatccatatggatggtttgcaaaactaagttttttcactgtaaaataataaaccaattatgtgacaataataaaccaattctgacTCCAATTCCAATATGACTGCAGCAATTATATGATAAATTGTTCAAGAAGCAATTCGGGGGGCTGAATCCAAGTAAAACATTAAAATCGTGGCGAGGAATTGTCTGAATTTGATCCAGCTCATTAAATAATCCCACTGTAAACCTTCCCTAACTTCTGAGAGTTCTAATGCAGGGTAtgtacagagatggggagaaggaggggaggagatggggaggcaGGTCAGGGACTGAAGTGGTCAGGTTGGAGGGATGTGAATTCAGAGGAAGATTCTAAATGCTGTTGTAGGATGTGTAGATTAAACAATGGTAACTGAGGAAGAGAAAATACATACTGGAGAGGAAGGTACATGGTGTCGTGAATGAACTGGTGCTAAACCTCCTGAATAGATTATTGTAAAGAGTAGGGTCTTGAGGAGCAACCTAACTAATGATTCAATGAACCACATTTCCATAGCATTACGGAAAGAAGATACCCTGTTGGCAATATGACTGTAATAGATTAAGAGAAGAGCTTTTGAAAATTTACAAGGAGGGTTAAGAACAGATTGAAAGCTAAATGGGAAAATCACAAACTGATTGGATAGAGAGAAGGAAAATAAGCAGATTGTCACAGCATCCTCAGAAACGGCAAAACACAACAGCAAAGAGGATGAGGAAAAACTAAGCAAGAGATATAACAAAATTAATTAGGTGGACCGCTGTGGGTAAGGCAAAATCCCTCATGAAACCACTCAAACTGTTCCTTGTTCATTGTGTCACTCTTCTGTTGTGAAATCAGTGTAATACCAACATtaacaacaatttgttttttatacagcacctttagcTTCCTTTATAAGTCCCAATAAGCCTTACAATAGCATTCAGAGATAAATTTCCATGGGGAGCAACATGAAgaaaaatattagggcagattaGCCACAGTTTGGTCAAAGAGGAGGGTGTTCAAAAGCAATATTGTGGTAAAATAGCTTCAGGGAAGCAATTCCAGAGGTTTGGGTCATTTGATTATGAATTCACCACAATCAACGTTACCTTCGGGCCAGGTACATTTAACCCCATAATTTAAATGGGAGCTTTTCAGAAGAGTAGTGTGGAAATGGCTGAAAGCTGTGACTAACACATCTCTATATTGGTTTACCCCATATCTTATTAAACATTTACTGAAGAACAACCAGTAGTTAGAAAATAAAGTTATTATATATACGCGTGGGATTGTATTAGTTTGGATTATTCTTCAAATTATCAACGCGCTTTTCACCTAAGCATTGTAAATTGACTGTAAGTAGCTTTCTTACCGTGCGCTGGGAAAAGTGGCGGAGGTCCTGAAGAGACTGAGATGGATGCAGAGGGCTTGTCCTGAATCACAGGCAGTGACCCGCCAGTGAGCGGGAGGATCAGACTCTTGCTGGTCCGGGCTGCAGCGAGGAGGGACCGGTGCCGTATCCGTGCAGCGTGAGACGAAGAGTGGCGATGCGTCTCAACCTCACACACTCAGCGGCACTGCAGACGCAGACTGGCTCCGCAGCCTCTCTCTGCCCAGCCCGAGTCCAGCCGGAGATAGGTGTGGAGCCCAGCCTTGAGTACTCACAAGCACACTGCTGCCGAACGCATCTCCCCTTCAGCTGATGATAAGGTGCACACACGCAGAATCCTCGGAGAGGCATTCATTCCATATATCTACCCTCTTGTAAACTTAAACACAATCTGCCAAGAATCAGCTTTCAGGGCAACTGTACCCAGTCATTTGCCGGAGGTTCCGGGAATGAACACAATAACATTCACATACAAGTCTGCATATGTTTGGTAACCATGTAGAGAATGCAGAggtatgcagatgacactaaacatTGGTGGTGTCTTGTATGTGGAGGAAGGCTGCCTCAGGCAACAGCAGAacatggatcagatggaaagttgggcagagtgttggcggTTGGAACTTACTTGGGACAAGTGgtaggtgatgcactttgggaaatcaaattagCTAGGACCTCAAGGAtgggtgcttagcccactgctctaccctctctacactcatgactgtgtggctaggcacagctcagacaccatctataaattcacctataacaccactgttggtagaatctcattttttcttaattttatttacagcgtggtaacaggccctctcggcccaacgagtccgcgccgcccattttaaaccaaattaacctacccgtacgtctttgcaatgtgggaggaaaccggggcacttggaggaaacccacgcagacacagaagaacgtacaaactccttacagacagcgacgggaattgaaccccaatcgctggcgctgtaataacgtcacgctaaccactacgctactagGTGActaggaggtgtacaggagtgagatagatcaactggttgaatggtgttgcaacaacaaactttcactcaatgtcagcaagactaaggaatcaattgtggactttaggaaggggaagttgggagaatacacatcagtcctcactgaggggtcagcggtggaaagggtgagcagcttcaagttcctgggcgtcaacatctcagaggatctgtcctgggcccaacacatcgatacaatcacgaagaaggcatgccagctgctctgcttcattaggagtttgaggagattcagcatgtcaccaaagactcttgcaaatttctacagatgtacggtggagagcattctgactggttgcatcaccgcctggtgtggaggctccaatgcacaggatcacaagaggctgcagaaggttgtagactcagccagctccatcacaagcacaaccctcccaatcattgaggacatcttcaagaggcggtgcctcaagtaggcggtatccatcattaaggaccctcaccatccaggacacgccctcttcacgttactaccattaaggaggagttcaagttcaagttactttattgtcattcatccatgctataaaaacacatggtggaACGAAATGTTGTCTTccacagactcacacaacagaggacatacatagaacagaaggcATACAatgaacacaaacaaaaaataaaaaacaaaaaaaaaatt
Coding sequences:
- the LOC127583876 gene encoding gonadotropin-releasing hormone II receptor-like; translation: MATALGHWCNESSGPRFHLPVFSNAAKVRVAITILVFTISAFCNLAVLWTTSRNRKRKSHVRILIVNLVAADLLVTFIVMPLDAAWNITVQWQGGDVACKLLMFLKLMTMYSCAFVTVVISLDRQSAILNPLGISEAKKRNKIMLTVAWLLSAILSIPQIVLFHTVSINEPQNFTQCSTIGSFKQHWQETSYNMFTFVFLFLMPLMIMIFCYTRILMEISKRMAKGNLSAKEVHLRRSKNNIPKARLRTLKMSIIIVTSFIVCWTPYYLLGLWYWFSPEMLSEEKVSHEMSHILFIFGLFNTVVDPITYGLFTIHFRRGLQRCCYSEKLGSNSDLSSTRTGSFRCSGSSFRLKKLPALGQEGQRSITGNEPHGKSSYCRNGYLDAQGGCQ